From the genome of Cytobacillus firmus, one region includes:
- a CDS encoding DUF2621 domain-containing protein yields the protein MLEGWFMYFILFWVIILISFFAIGGFFMFRKFLKRMPKEDGKSDLDWEEHYVNETRHLWQQREKDLLEDLVSPVPELFRDVARMKIAGKIGELAVNEKADQIDQDLLIRGYILATPKRDHKFLRKKLTEKQISITPYEHLF from the coding sequence ATGCTAGAAGGCTGGTTTATGTATTTTATATTGTTCTGGGTTATCATTCTGATTTCGTTCTTTGCGATTGGCGGCTTTTTTATGTTCCGCAAGTTTTTAAAGCGCATGCCGAAAGAAGATGGCAAATCGGATTTGGATTGGGAAGAGCATTATGTCAATGAAACGCGGCATCTATGGCAGCAGAGGGAAAAAGATTTGCTGGAGGATCTCGTAAGTCCGGTGCCTGAACTGTTCAGAGATGTAGCAAGAATGAAGATTGCCGGTAAAATTGGAGAACTTGCTGTAAATGAAAAGGCAGATCAAATTGATCAGGATCTCCTGATTCGAGGCTATATTCTAGCCACTCCAAAACGGGACCACAAATTTCTGCGCAAGAAATTGACAGAAAAACAGATAAGTATCAC
- a CDS encoding SIR2 family protein, whose amino-acid sequence MEKIYQHIRDLTKASKNGKLVFFVGAGISRISDYPQWGELVNEYNVQLYGKPKEGDYSSDEYLRIPQIFYDVEGEEAYDKVLENVFSVDKSTNPIHDKILAMNPVHIITTNYDNLLEKACWQRGRYFSVISAEEDIAKATSSRNLLKIHGDFKRGFRGKYVVLKESDYINYEQNFPLISNYMKTIMATHNIVFIGYGLGDYNINLIMNWVRQLQKDGYNKPFFIRVDHKPIEEKTAVYYESKGLRIIDAASLVNTEENEYLKRYEKVMDILIDSKDNALISNDDDVIDYLNEKLSPLFVLQNVRKLDLKHVFNFDYHFEVNGTVVPNKNTGFGYMERFFELKEKGTDNLNGGSKQKFEAISNFYEQNGILCMYDDLDNKTINNTYEIKSPAYHGDYDEMERLIQITSISLEEEYRKAFYLACLGRWEEAYNYYSNLLLKSIDESNWWIHYLSQINRYRLYQSITQSAKHLRGAGLLIYGRYYRPFSDEFLKRIEREMKNFNINDVFSGMPYDFQEKYQILEFLSDNKFLYDDTVKLFSLTSKIRSEISKGSHSFGSLTSDLKVQFRLNDNLRFLYENCLWSAFFDEIKQYTRNSLLLMFEKAEYEQTRDIDDFGFFMGVGKSGFYVDYYDFVNVARSFRIDDIKHIERSCKVEQIEFSDTEKIENYLISISNEIIKQFSNDSMSIIFYNQIISEAKVAFYFARYVKLSENGFIKILRALLFYFPERELDIGKRYLWIDRLTRCSGLPNAAITMIEEFLINQVDKHKDSEFSEQSTNGLFSNNFCNLILHFEKEFVSKELSNYALSLSKDADNQFKFMYQLSPILSIEAKNYLSNLRNIEDIKGLMDSVKVGLVDNISVYQDLIIKYMDTYMSTILDDRRKGIKQIYSDNYAVKFGIWYFLGELTDLRMKDYLGVIDEYDFFVDPEVFDYEKFRPIWLKNYGDKLLEKIIKNEYMRPQVIEILKERIKNTNDKKYLEIFIKHIV is encoded by the coding sequence ATGGAGAAGATTTATCAGCACATTCGTGATTTGACAAAGGCTTCGAAAAACGGAAAACTTGTATTTTTTGTCGGTGCAGGGATTTCACGTATTTCAGATTACCCGCAGTGGGGGGAATTAGTAAATGAATATAATGTTCAGCTGTATGGGAAACCAAAGGAAGGCGATTACTCTTCTGATGAATACTTACGAATTCCGCAAATTTTCTATGATGTAGAAGGCGAAGAAGCATATGATAAAGTTCTAGAGAATGTATTTTCAGTGGATAAATCTACGAATCCGATACATGATAAGATACTGGCAATGAACCCAGTTCATATTATCACGACTAACTACGATAATTTGCTAGAAAAGGCTTGCTGGCAACGAGGACGTTACTTCAGTGTTATCAGTGCAGAGGAGGATATTGCAAAAGCGACTTCCTCAAGAAATTTGCTTAAGATACATGGTGACTTTAAACGAGGCTTTCGTGGAAAATACGTGGTACTGAAGGAAAGTGACTACATAAACTATGAACAGAATTTTCCACTGATAAGCAACTACATGAAGACAATTATGGCTACCCATAATATTGTTTTTATAGGCTATGGCCTAGGTGACTACAACATTAATTTAATTATGAATTGGGTAAGGCAATTACAGAAAGATGGTTATAATAAGCCGTTTTTTATTCGAGTAGATCATAAACCTATTGAAGAAAAAACTGCTGTATACTATGAAAGCAAAGGCCTTCGAATCATAGATGCGGCCAGTCTTGTAAATACTGAAGAAAATGAATACCTAAAGCGTTATGAAAAAGTAATGGATATTCTGATAGATTCAAAAGACAATGCTTTAATTTCAAATGACGATGATGTTATAGATTATTTAAATGAAAAGCTTAGTCCACTATTTGTACTTCAGAATGTCAGGAAACTTGATCTTAAGCATGTTTTTAATTTCGACTACCATTTCGAGGTCAATGGTACTGTTGTTCCTAATAAGAATACGGGTTTCGGGTATATGGAGCGGTTTTTTGAACTCAAAGAGAAGGGTACAGATAATTTAAATGGAGGTTCAAAACAAAAATTTGAAGCAATCTCGAACTTCTATGAGCAAAACGGAATCCTTTGCATGTATGATGATTTAGATAATAAAACTATTAATAATACATATGAGATTAAAAGTCCAGCTTACCATGGTGACTATGATGAAATGGAAAGACTAATCCAAATAACTTCTATCAGTCTTGAAGAGGAATATCGAAAGGCATTTTATCTGGCTTGTCTTGGGAGATGGGAAGAAGCATACAACTATTATTCGAATCTTCTTCTAAAATCAATAGATGAATCAAATTGGTGGATACACTACCTTTCGCAGATTAACAGGTATCGATTATATCAATCCATTACTCAATCGGCCAAACATCTTAGAGGTGCTGGGTTGCTGATTTATGGGAGGTACTATAGGCCTTTTTCAGATGAATTCCTGAAACGCATCGAAAGGGAAATGAAAAATTTTAATATAAATGACGTCTTCAGCGGTATGCCATATGATTTCCAAGAGAAATATCAAATCCTTGAATTTCTTAGTGACAACAAGTTCTTGTATGATGATACTGTTAAATTGTTTTCATTGACTAGTAAAATTCGATCCGAAATTAGCAAAGGCTCTCATTCATTTGGAAGTTTAACTTCTGACCTTAAAGTTCAGTTCCGTCTCAATGACAATCTTCGCTTTTTATACGAGAATTGCCTGTGGTCAGCTTTCTTCGATGAGATCAAGCAATATACAAGAAATTCGTTGTTGCTTATGTTTGAAAAGGCTGAATATGAGCAGACTCGGGACATTGATGATTTCGGCTTTTTCATGGGAGTTGGGAAATCTGGTTTCTATGTTGATTATTATGACTTTGTTAATGTGGCGAGGTCATTTAGAATTGACGATATCAAACACATCGAGCGAAGTTGTAAAGTTGAACAAATTGAATTTAGTGACACTGAGAAAATTGAAAACTATCTAATAAGTATTTCAAATGAAATCATTAAGCAGTTCTCAAATGATAGCATGAGTATTATTTTCTACAATCAAATTATCTCAGAAGCCAAGGTAGCATTCTATTTTGCAAGATACGTGAAACTTTCTGAGAATGGTTTTATAAAAATACTAAGGGCCTTGTTATTTTACTTTCCTGAAAGAGAATTGGACATAGGAAAACGATATCTGTGGATTGATCGCCTGACACGTTGTAGTGGACTTCCAAATGCTGCAATTACTATGATCGAGGAATTTCTAATTAATCAGGTAGATAAGCACAAGGATAGTGAGTTTTCTGAACAGTCTACTAACGGCCTTTTTTCAAATAATTTCTGCAATTTGATCCTCCATTTCGAGAAGGAGTTTGTATCAAAAGAATTATCCAATTATGCTTTGAGCCTTTCTAAGGATGCAGATAATCAATTTAAATTTATGTATCAATTGTCGCCAATTCTATCTATTGAAGCTAAAAACTATCTTTCAAACCTGAGGAATATAGAAGACATCAAAGGATTAATGGACAGCGTAAAAGTTGGTTTAGTAGACAATATATCCGTATATCAGGATTTAATCATTAAATATATGGATACGTACATGTCGACAATCCTTGATGATAGAAGGAAAGGTATTAAACAAATTTATTCTGATAATTATGCCGTGAAATTTGGTATTTGGTACTTTCTTGGAGAGTTGACAGATTTGAGAATGAAGGATTATCTTGGCGTTATCGATGAGTACGATTTTTTTGTAGATCCCGAAGTGTTCGATTATGAGAAGTTTAGGCCAATATGGCTGAAAAACTACGGTGATAAACTTCTAGAGAAGATTATTAAAAATGAATATATGCGCCCACAGGTAATTGAAATTCTCAAGGAACGTATTAAGAATACAAACGACAAAAAGTACTTAGAGATTTTTATTAAGCATATTGTATAA
- a CDS encoding DUF3885 domain-containing protein has translation MELNNFMNENFTNLELRPALFYSWDIGIRFNLGVDYDSDCCYENSPYLRGVYKRAITLFKTLHLQEDVIFVVANVNDFGDNAAFNRKLNIFSKYIQDKSVLKKLKHTTLPYVFPEDDEDGKYQTHRFILKCKTSDIKYIPLLKAICNQDMGIKPKIYHDVFFINIKKETIFHVYDDRGCDLLATSPETIRDIYGKYNDWILDYDRNEINEVFK, from the coding sequence ATGGAATTAAACAACTTTATGAATGAGAATTTCACGAACTTAGAACTTAGACCAGCCTTGTTTTATAGCTGGGACATTGGTATTCGGTTCAATTTAGGCGTGGATTATGATAGTGACTGTTGTTACGAAAACAGTCCTTATCTTAGAGGAGTTTACAAAAGGGCTATCACTTTGTTTAAGACTTTACATCTTCAAGAAGATGTGATTTTTGTGGTAGCAAATGTGAATGATTTTGGAGATAATGCAGCATTCAATCGGAAACTGAACATCTTCTCTAAATACATACAGGATAAGTCTGTTTTGAAAAAGTTGAAGCACACGACACTACCTTATGTTTTCCCCGAGGATGATGAGGATGGTAAGTACCAGACGCATAGATTTATTCTTAAATGTAAAACATCGGATATTAAATATATTCCTTTGTTAAAAGCAATTTGCAATCAAGACATGGGAATTAAACCTAAGATTTATCATGATGTTTTTTTCATCAATATTAAAAAAGAGACCATTTTTCATGTGTATGATGATAGAGGTTGTGATCTGCTGGCGACCTCGCCCGAAACAATAAGAGATATTTATGGCAAATACAATGATTGGATATTGGATTACGACAGAAATGAAATAAACGAGGTATTCAAATAA
- a CDS encoding DUF1456 family protein translates to MDNNDILIRLRYALEIKNSEMAEIFKLGGEEVSVPEVVRILKKSDDEEENDSQIKLTNSMLNSFLNGFIIYKRGKQEPKPGQTNTPEPTIENYSNINNILLKKIKIALSLTTEDMIDVFKKAGLNVSKGELGAFLRKEGHKNYKVCLDNFARNFLKGLTIKYRG, encoded by the coding sequence ATGGATAATAATGATATATTAATTCGATTGAGATATGCGTTAGAAATCAAAAATAGTGAAATGGCAGAGATTTTTAAACTTGGAGGAGAGGAAGTGTCCGTGCCAGAGGTTGTAAGGATCCTCAAAAAGTCTGATGATGAAGAAGAAAATGACAGCCAAATAAAATTAACAAATAGTATGTTAAATTCTTTTTTAAATGGATTTATTATCTATAAAAGAGGTAAACAGGAGCCAAAACCAGGTCAAACAAATACGCCAGAACCGACCATTGAAAATTATTCAAACATAAACAATATCCTTTTAAAGAAAATCAAAATCGCCTTGTCCTTAACGACAGAGGACATGATAGATGTATTCAAAAAAGCTGGATTAAACGTATCAAAAGGAGAGCTCGGAGCTTTTTTAAGAAAAGAAGGACATAAAAATTATAAAGTTTGCTTAGACAATTTTGCCAGAAACTTCTTAAAAGGACTAACGATCAAGTATAGGGGATAA
- a CDS encoding ABC transporter substrate-binding protein, with protein sequence MKGKLLSFVLVLLVVLAGCSSGAGVEEKTEIDFWFPVAVGGDVANIVDGIVDDFEKENPNIKVNAKYGGSYAETMTQVMASTQGGNPPELAVLFSIDLFTLLENDLIEEVTPLFEEDFLNDFYVGFMANSSIGDKVYSLPFQRSTIVLYYNKDAFKEAGLDPEAPPENWDQLVEYGKKLTKNGGKDQWGLEIPSTGYQYWMFQALALQTEDNIMSEDGKEVYFDAPYAKEAMDFWLSLGKEHKIMPEGVIEWATVPSDFLSGKTAMMYHTTGNLTNVKNNADFDFGVSFLPSNNQYGSPTGGGNIYLFKDLPEANKKAAIKFMKFLTEPERVAQWSIDTGYVATRESAYETDLLKKYVEEFPAALVAREQLEYADSELATYQNGEVQKIFNDHIQSILTGQSPVDEGLKKAQEKAVEVLKPFQ encoded by the coding sequence ATGAAGGGTAAGTTATTGTCATTCGTTTTAGTTTTACTGGTTGTCCTTGCAGGGTGCAGCAGTGGCGCTGGAGTGGAAGAAAAGACTGAGATTGATTTCTGGTTCCCGGTTGCGGTTGGGGGGGATGTGGCGAACATTGTTGATGGTATTGTAGATGACTTTGAGAAAGAGAATCCCAACATAAAAGTTAATGCAAAGTATGGAGGCAGTTATGCAGAAACGATGACACAGGTGATGGCGTCAACCCAGGGAGGAAATCCTCCTGAACTAGCTGTTTTATTCTCAATTGATTTATTTACATTACTTGAGAACGACCTGATCGAGGAAGTGACCCCTTTGTTCGAGGAAGATTTTTTAAATGATTTCTATGTTGGATTTATGGCGAATTCATCTATTGGTGATAAGGTATATAGCTTGCCATTCCAGCGCAGCACGATCGTTCTATACTACAACAAGGACGCCTTCAAAGAGGCTGGACTGGATCCGGAAGCTCCACCTGAAAATTGGGATCAGCTGGTGGAATACGGGAAGAAGTTGACGAAAAATGGCGGCAAGGACCAGTGGGGTCTAGAAATCCCGAGTACTGGGTACCAATACTGGATGTTCCAGGCTTTAGCACTTCAGACGGAAGACAATATTATGTCTGAGGATGGAAAAGAAGTGTATTTCGATGCACCATACGCAAAAGAAGCGATGGACTTCTGGCTGTCTCTTGGAAAGGAACACAAGATCATGCCGGAGGGTGTTATTGAATGGGCGACAGTTCCTTCTGACTTCCTAAGCGGAAAAACAGCGATGATGTACCATACGACAGGGAATCTGACAAATGTAAAGAACAATGCAGACTTTGATTTTGGTGTATCGTTCCTGCCGTCGAATAATCAGTATGGTTCCCCGACTGGTGGAGGAAACATCTATTTGTTCAAAGATCTTCCCGAAGCAAACAAGAAAGCTGCAATTAAGTTTATGAAGTTCCTTACAGAGCCTGAGCGTGTAGCTCAATGGTCGATAGATACTGGATATGTAGCCACTAGAGAATCTGCTTATGAAACAGACCTGCTGAAGAAGTATGTAGAGGAATTCCCGGCAGCACTTGTTGCCCGCGAGCAATTGGAGTATGCGGATAGTGAACTGGCAACCTATCAAAATGGTGAGGTGCAGAAAATCTTCAATGATCATATTCAATCGATTTTGACAGGCCAGAGTCCGGTTGACGAAGGATTGAAAAAAGCGCAGGAGAAAGCAGTAGAAGTGCTGAAGCCTTTTCAGTAA
- a CDS encoding carbohydrate ABC transporter permease, which produces MTAKRRKFSSGKRSNLFAYGLLFPSFIFLTMFTFYPTLKSIQLSFYSGPMTRLQFSGLDQYKEVLADEIFRKVILNNILFMLGTVPTSLLLAMYLAIWLNKRMAGSSLLRTSFFYPTIIPLIAVANIWLFIYTPQYGLLDNFLHLFGAGDTNWLGNPNTVMIAMIVMIIWKDAGFYMIFYLAGLQNLPRDVYEAAEIEGAKPFQMFRHITFPLLMPTTLFVMIVAITNSFKNVDHLYIMTKGGPDNASNLLLYHIYEAAFTNWDLGKAAVLTVVLIVIMLGITAFNYLYLDRKIHY; this is translated from the coding sequence ATGACAGCGAAGCGGAGAAAATTCAGTTCCGGAAAAAGGAGCAATCTGTTCGCCTACGGATTACTGTTTCCTTCTTTCATTTTTTTAACAATGTTTACGTTTTACCCAACACTCAAGTCGATCCAGTTAAGCTTCTACAGTGGTCCGATGACCCGGCTGCAGTTTTCAGGATTGGATCAGTATAAAGAAGTTTTAGCTGATGAGATATTCAGGAAGGTTATTCTGAATAACATTCTATTCATGCTTGGGACTGTGCCAACGAGCTTGCTCCTGGCGATGTATCTTGCCATTTGGCTGAATAAAAGAATGGCCGGCAGCTCCTTGCTAAGGACATCATTTTTCTACCCGACGATCATTCCGCTCATTGCGGTAGCGAATATTTGGCTTTTCATTTACACCCCTCAGTATGGGCTGCTCGATAACTTCCTTCACTTGTTCGGTGCAGGGGACACCAACTGGCTGGGGAATCCCAATACAGTCATGATCGCGATGATTGTCATGATCATTTGGAAAGATGCCGGTTTTTATATGATTTTTTATTTAGCTGGTTTGCAAAATTTACCGAGAGATGTTTATGAAGCGGCTGAGATTGAAGGAGCAAAACCATTCCAGATGTTCCGTCATATCACGTTTCCGCTGCTGATGCCGACCACCCTGTTTGTCATGATCGTAGCAATTACGAATTCATTCAAAAACGTTGACCACTTGTACATTATGACCAAGGGTGGACCGGATAATGCCAGTAATCTCCTGCTCTATCATATCTATGAAGCGGCATTTACGAACTGGGATCTTGGAAAAGCGGCCGTCCTGACCGTGGTTTTGATTGTTATCATGCTGGGAATCACCGCATTCAACTATCTGTATCTTGATCGGAAAATCCATTACTGA
- a CDS encoding carbohydrate ABC transporter permease codes for MKKLNYGIIIVLGIISFIPLLWVFITSFSPGNQVINGGFPFWVSNPTVENYVKAWETAPFVQYYINTFIIVFGVLIVQLFTITLAAFAFARVNFKGKNVLFILFLLQLMIQPEILLFPNYQVISQLGLVNTKLAVMMPYWASAFGVFLLRQTFKQVPYDLDEASRIDGCKWYQTLWHVYIPSAKPTYIAFALVSVSHHWSNFMWPLIITDSVESRPLTVGLALFAQSYETGAQWGMVAAGTVMVIMPLVVAFFIFQKQFVSSFMHSGIK; via the coding sequence ATGAAAAAATTGAACTATGGCATCATTATTGTTCTTGGGATCATTTCGTTTATCCCGCTGCTTTGGGTATTCATCACTTCCTTCTCTCCGGGGAATCAAGTGATTAATGGAGGATTTCCGTTCTGGGTCTCAAATCCTACAGTTGAAAACTACGTGAAAGCGTGGGAGACGGCACCATTTGTCCAATATTACATCAATACATTCATCATCGTTTTTGGCGTGCTGATTGTCCAGTTATTCACGATCACGCTTGCCGCTTTTGCTTTTGCACGGGTGAACTTTAAAGGGAAAAATGTACTGTTTATCCTGTTCCTGCTCCAGCTGATGATTCAGCCTGAAATTCTGTTGTTCCCGAACTACCAGGTTATTAGCCAGCTTGGTCTCGTTAATACCAAGCTAGCTGTCATGATGCCGTATTGGGCCTCCGCTTTCGGAGTATTTCTGCTGCGTCAGACATTCAAGCAGGTTCCGTACGATCTTGATGAAGCATCGAGAATAGACGGCTGTAAATGGTACCAAACGCTGTGGCATGTATACATTCCATCTGCAAAACCGACATATATTGCCTTCGCACTCGTCTCCGTCAGTCACCATTGGAGCAACTTCATGTGGCCGCTGATTATCACAGATTCTGTCGAGTCTCGACCGTTGACCGTTGGCCTTGCCTTGTTTGCACAATCGTATGAAACGGGTGCACAGTGGGGAATGGTCGCTGCAGGTACAGTAATGGTCATCATGCCGTTAGTGGTTGCTTTCTTCATTTTCCAAAAACAGTTTGTATCAAGCTTTATGCATTCAGGAATCAAATAG
- a CDS encoding MBL fold metallo-hydrolase, whose amino-acid sequence MDIRFLGTGSAYPGSERDNTSICFSNAGYHVLVDVSGNPCRKLKQMKVDLGELDAVLFTHFHIDHIYGLPSLLWGMWLENRKKPLRLFCDYRNEKKLYEWVATMEADKWPIAFPIEVETFDGDQEEQLLSGGGMTFTCFKALHSVPTVGLEVRCAGRVVVYSGDTEINTRIGQYDHIDLLIHEATFARKVAGNHCSLVEVVNKYDMDKVGEVVFVHLSDNELYEEEAAKFCNSKIVIGEDLMTKRL is encoded by the coding sequence ATGGATATTCGTTTTTTGGGAACGGGAAGTGCCTATCCCGGTTCCGAACGCGACAATACGTCAATTTGTTTTTCGAATGCCGGTTATCATGTCCTGGTCGATGTCAGCGGGAATCCTTGCAGGAAGCTGAAGCAGATGAAGGTGGATTTAGGTGAGCTCGATGCAGTGTTGTTCACCCATTTTCATATCGACCATATTTATGGGCTGCCGTCATTGCTATGGGGAATGTGGCTGGAAAATAGGAAAAAGCCTTTACGGCTTTTTTGTGATTACCGTAATGAGAAAAAGCTTTACGAATGGGTGGCAACAATGGAGGCTGACAAGTGGCCAATTGCATTTCCCATTGAGGTGGAAACATTTGATGGTGATCAGGAAGAGCAGCTGCTGTCAGGAGGCGGGATGACGTTCACCTGTTTTAAGGCACTTCATTCTGTTCCTACTGTTGGGCTGGAGGTACGATGCGCTGGTCGAGTAGTCGTTTATTCAGGTGATACAGAAATCAACACTCGAATTGGACAGTATGACCATATAGATCTGTTAATTCATGAAGCGACATTTGCCCGTAAAGTGGCAGGTAACCACTGCAGTCTTGTTGAGGTTGTAAATAAGTATGATATGGATAAGGTCGGTGAAGTCGTATTCGTCCACTTATCCGATAACGAACTGTATGAAGAAGAGGCTGCAAAGTTCTGCAATTCGAAGATTGTCATTGGTGAGGACCTAATGACAAAAAGACTATAA
- a CDS encoding HAD-IIA family hydrolase, with protein sequence MRNLKGYIFDLDGTVYLGKQLIEGTDTVINSLFNEGKKVLFLTNKTIESRQRYVEKLRAFKINASLENILNPTFTLIEYLREHHSNATLYVIGEQQIKDELALAGFREGVTPAEIDVVVLSWDRDFHYNHLNFAYQSVKLGAKMIATNPDRTCPMEVGDVPDCAGMIGAVEAVAGKSIDVQIGKPSNLTIEAALKILQLMPDECVMIGDRLETDIRMGIEAGMKTVLVLSGITNEEDLKGSPWKPDHVLPSVSGLLSL encoded by the coding sequence ATGAGAAACTTGAAAGGATATATTTTTGACTTGGATGGAACCGTATATCTTGGAAAGCAATTGATTGAAGGAACAGACACGGTGATCAACTCCCTTTTCAATGAGGGGAAGAAGGTGTTATTCCTTACAAACAAGACGATAGAATCGCGTCAGCGGTATGTGGAGAAGTTACGCGCCTTTAAGATCAATGCGAGCCTGGAGAACATTTTGAATCCGACATTTACCTTGATTGAATATTTGCGGGAACACCATTCTAATGCCACGTTGTATGTGATTGGAGAGCAGCAAATCAAAGATGAACTGGCACTTGCCGGATTTCGGGAAGGGGTGACACCAGCAGAGATCGACGTCGTTGTGCTGTCATGGGATCGGGATTTTCACTACAATCATTTGAATTTTGCCTATCAGTCGGTAAAGCTTGGGGCAAAAATGATTGCAACCAATCCTGACAGAACCTGCCCTATGGAGGTCGGTGATGTTCCGGATTGTGCCGGAATGATTGGTGCTGTGGAAGCGGTTGCCGGGAAATCGATTGACGTACAGATTGGAAAGCCGTCCAATCTAACGATTGAAGCAGCTTTGAAAATTTTACAGCTTATGCCAGATGAATGTGTAATGATCGGCGATCGCCTCGAAACGGATATCCGAATGGGAATTGAAGCTGGAATGAAAACAGTACTTGTTCTTAGCGGTATTACGAACGAGGAGGACTTAAAGGGTTCTCCATGGAAGCCAGATCATGTCTTGCCTTCAGTGAGTGGATTATTATCGTTATAA